The following proteins are co-located in the Brachybacterium sacelli genome:
- a CDS encoding PTS sugar transporter subunit IIB, with the protein MLTIAIVCGAGIATSALVADQVRDHLTSLGREAHVVQATVMDLLSPDFQADLVVSTVGLPPALGIPQISGMPLLLGTNPQVTYDDLDRVLAQIDGGTTA; encoded by the coding sequence ATGCTCACCATCGCCATCGTGTGCGGCGCGGGGATCGCCACCTCCGCGCTGGTCGCGGACCAGGTGCGTGATCACCTCACGTCCCTCGGCCGCGAAGCCCACGTCGTACAGGCCACCGTGATGGACCTGCTCTCGCCCGACTTCCAGGCCGACCTGGTCGTCAGCACCGTCGGCCTGCCCCCCGCGTTGGGCATCCCGCAGATCTCCGGCATGCCCCTGCTGCTGGGCACGAACCCCCAGGTCACCTACGACGACCTCGACCGCGTGCTGGCACAGATCGACGGCGGCACCACGGCATGA
- a CDS encoding CarD family transcriptional regulator, whose product MNFAVGETVVYPHHGAALIEEVKTRTIKGEDRTYLKLKVAQGDLTIEVPADNVDLVGVRDVVDKEGLDEVFEVLRQPYTEEPTNWSRRYKANVEKLASGDVKKVAEVVRDLWRRDQDRGLSAGEKRMLAKARQILVSELALAEKTDEADAESILDEVLAS is encoded by the coding sequence ATGAATTTTGCTGTCGGCGAGACCGTCGTCTACCCGCACCACGGTGCCGCGCTCATCGAGGAGGTCAAGACCCGCACCATCAAGGGCGAGGACCGCACCTACCTCAAGCTCAAGGTCGCCCAGGGCGATCTGACCATCGAGGTCCCCGCAGACAATGTCGACCTCGTCGGCGTGCGCGACGTCGTGGACAAGGAGGGCCTCGACGAGGTCTTCGAGGTGCTGCGTCAGCCGTACACCGAGGAGCCCACCAACTGGTCGCGTCGCTACAAGGCGAACGTCGAGAAGCTGGCCTCCGGGGACGTCAAGAAGGTGGCCGAGGTCGTGCGCGACCTCTGGCGCCGTGACCAGGACCGCGGGCTGTCCGCAGGGGAGAAGCGGATGCTGGCCAAGGCGCGCCAGATCCTGGTCTCCGAGCTCGCCCTCGCGGAGAAGACCGACGAGGCCGACGCCGAGTCGATCCTCGACGAGGTCCTCGCCTCCTGA
- a CDS encoding response regulator transcription factor: MTRILIVEDEESFSDPLSYSLRKEGYEVAVADNGTDGLRIFSVHGADLVLLDLMLPGMSGTEVCREIRRTSSVPVIMLTAKDDEFDKVLGLELGADDYVTKPYSSRELLARIKAVLRRGQDAGEDEEDTTLTAGGIMMDVERHVVQVRGEDVALPLKEFELLEMLLRNVDRVLTRGQLIDRVWGANYVGDTKTLDVHVKRLRAKIEDDPKNPVHLVTVRGLGYKFESAGAAG, encoded by the coding sequence ATGACGCGGATCCTGATCGTGGAGGACGAGGAGTCGTTCTCCGATCCTCTGTCCTACTCGCTGCGCAAGGAGGGGTACGAGGTCGCGGTCGCCGACAACGGCACCGACGGCCTGCGGATCTTCTCGGTGCACGGCGCCGATCTGGTGCTGCTGGACCTCATGCTGCCCGGGATGAGCGGCACGGAGGTGTGCCGGGAGATCCGGCGCACCTCGAGCGTCCCGGTCATCATGCTCACCGCGAAGGACGACGAGTTCGACAAGGTCCTGGGGCTCGAACTGGGCGCCGACGACTACGTCACCAAGCCGTACTCCTCCCGCGAGCTGCTGGCGCGCATCAAGGCCGTGCTGCGTCGCGGGCAGGACGCCGGAGAGGACGAGGAGGACACGACGCTCACCGCCGGCGGGATCATGATGGACGTCGAACGACACGTCGTGCAGGTGCGCGGGGAGGACGTCGCGCTCCCGCTCAAGGAGTTCGAGCTGCTGGAGATGCTGCTGCGCAACGTCGACCGGGTGCTCACGCGCGGCCAGCTGATCGACCGGGTGTGGGGCGCGAACTACGTGGGTGACACCAAGACCCTCGACGTCCACGTCAAGCGACTGCGCGCCAAGATCGAGGACGACCCCAAGAACCCTGTGCACCTGGTGACGGTGCGGGGTCTGGGCTACAAGTTCGAATCCGCCGGAGCGGCCGGCTGA
- a CDS encoding sensor histidine kinase, producing the protein MPLTALLLLAAAIGLVIGCTATLAFVRSDRRRAAAPATVQQGVPEATAEVLAILSSAYVVLDASGDVLRASPLAYSYGIVRAAEGDYPRLASAELMELAADVGRNGGFRDERLTLRRSSQRDTDAVIDVRIGALGEHGALLLADDLTRAVRVEETRRDFVANVSHELKTPVGAITLLAETMEDAAEDPDAVRRFAERMQTETRRLSHLVQEIIELSRVQGSSSLPDAKPVEIDDVIADAVSLNRNLALGSSIELATGARSGLRVFGSASMLTTALSNLISNAIAYSDPKTRVGVSVRREGGMLELSVKDEGIGITKEHLERVFERFFRVDRARSRTTGGSGLGLAIVKHIATDHGGEVTAWSMPGQGSTFTLHLPEMGNTETITVPASRSGGAAESTTPAGTGTVPSAESTPGAPGPGGTTRAVATDHAPGKGS; encoded by the coding sequence GTGCCCTTGACTGCCCTCCTCCTGCTCGCCGCGGCGATCGGTCTCGTGATCGGCTGCACCGCGACGCTGGCGTTCGTGCGGTCCGACCGTCGGCGCGCCGCGGCGCCGGCGACCGTGCAGCAGGGCGTCCCCGAGGCCACCGCCGAGGTGCTGGCGATCCTCTCCTCGGCCTACGTGGTGCTCGATGCCAGCGGTGACGTGCTGCGGGCGTCCCCGCTGGCGTACTCCTACGGGATCGTGCGCGCCGCCGAGGGCGACTACCCCCGCCTGGCCAGCGCGGAGCTCATGGAGCTCGCGGCCGACGTGGGGCGCAACGGGGGCTTCCGCGATGAACGGCTCACCCTGCGCCGCTCCAGCCAGCGCGACACCGACGCCGTGATCGACGTGCGCATCGGGGCGCTCGGCGAGCACGGCGCCCTGCTGCTGGCCGACGACCTCACCCGCGCCGTCCGCGTCGAGGAGACCCGCCGCGACTTCGTGGCCAATGTGTCCCACGAGCTGAAGACGCCCGTGGGGGCGATCACGCTGCTGGCCGAGACGATGGAGGACGCGGCCGAGGATCCGGACGCCGTGCGGCGCTTCGCCGAGCGGATGCAGACCGAGACCCGTCGGCTCTCCCACCTGGTGCAGGAGATCATCGAGCTCTCGCGGGTCCAGGGCAGCTCCTCCCTGCCGGACGCGAAGCCGGTCGAGATCGACGACGTGATCGCCGACGCCGTGTCCCTGAACCGCAATCTCGCGCTGGGCTCGAGCATCGAGCTGGCCACCGGGGCCCGCAGCGGCCTGCGCGTCTTCGGCTCGGCCTCGATGCTGACCACGGCGCTGTCGAACCTCATCTCCAACGCCATCGCGTACTCGGACCCGAAGACCCGGGTGGGGGTGTCGGTGCGGCGCGAGGGCGGGATGCTCGAGCTGTCCGTGAAGGACGAGGGCATCGGGATCACCAAGGAGCACCTGGAACGGGTCTTCGAACGGTTCTTCCGGGTGGACCGGGCCCGCTCCCGCACCACCGGCGGCTCGGGGCTGGGGCTCGCGATCGTCAAGCACATCGCCACCGATCACGGCGGCGAGGTCACGGCCTGGTCGATGCCCGGACAGGGCTCGACCTTCACGCTCCACCTCCCGGAGATGGGGAACACCGAGACGATCACCGTCCCGGCGTCTCGCTCCGGGGGCGCGGCGGAGTCCACGACACCGGCCGGGACGGGCACCGTACCGTCGGCCGAGAGCACCCCCGGAGCCCCTGGGCCCGGCGGGACGACACGCGCCGTGGCGACCGACCACGCGCCGGGAAAGGGAAGTTGA
- the phoU gene encoding phosphate signaling complex protein PhoU → MREAYQSDLRHIVDDLVDMADLVGTALENATRSLLEGDLGLAERVIAADPHIDERQVELDSKAVELLARQAPVATDLRLLVAALRMSSSLERMGDLCAHVALVARRTHPGLAVPEQHREQIARMSSLAGAALAEASQVIAERDLALAARVEEEDDEIDELMLEISREISRGEGYSNGQIVDLTLLIRFYERIGDHAVSLVRRVGFLVTGDSLDTLHESVDVSEF, encoded by the coding sequence ATGCGCGAGGCGTACCAGAGCGACCTGCGGCACATCGTCGATGACCTGGTCGACATGGCCGACCTGGTCGGGACGGCGCTCGAGAACGCGACCCGGTCGCTGCTCGAGGGCGATCTGGGGCTGGCCGAACGGGTGATCGCCGCTGATCCCCACATCGACGAGCGGCAGGTCGAGCTGGATTCCAAGGCCGTCGAGCTGCTCGCCCGGCAGGCCCCCGTCGCCACCGATCTGCGTCTGCTGGTCGCGGCCCTGCGGATGAGCTCCTCGCTCGAGCGCATGGGCGATCTGTGCGCCCACGTGGCCCTGGTGGCCCGGCGCACGCACCCGGGGCTGGCCGTCCCCGAGCAGCACCGTGAGCAGATCGCCAGGATGTCGTCCCTCGCGGGCGCTGCGCTCGCCGAGGCCTCGCAGGTCATCGCTGAGCGCGACCTGGCGCTGGCGGCTCGGGTCGAGGAGGAGGACGACGAGATCGACGAGCTGATGCTGGAGATCTCCCGCGAGATCTCCCGCGGCGAGGGCTATTCCAACGGCCAGATCGTCGACCTCACACTGCTGATCCGCTTCTACGAGCGGATCGGCGACCACGCCGTCTCGCTCGTGCGTCGCGTGGGCTTCCTGGTCACCGGGGACTCCCTGGACACGCTGCACGAGAGCGTGGACGTCTCCGAGTTCTGA
- a CDS encoding DUF4235 domain-containing protein: MANPLVKIAVPVAGIIASTVGNKAANAGWGAVFGEDAPTLKAAKASQKETQKRRKQAKKEGLPASEIESIKDPVDDQPIWKMLLWATVSGVLLQGLRMAAKRGAKAGTERLTARRPRANRG; this comes from the coding sequence GTGGCCAATCCACTCGTCAAGATCGCCGTGCCGGTGGCAGGAATCATCGCCTCCACGGTCGGGAACAAGGCCGCCAACGCGGGATGGGGCGCCGTCTTCGGGGAGGACGCCCCGACCCTGAAAGCCGCCAAGGCCTCCCAGAAGGAGACCCAGAAGCGCCGCAAACAGGCCAAGAAGGAGGGTCTGCCCGCATCGGAGATCGAGTCGATCAAGGATCCGGTCGATGATCAGCCGATCTGGAAGATGCTGCTGTGGGCGACGGTCTCCGGCGTCCTGCTGCAGGGGCTGCGGATGGCGGCCAAGCGCGGCGCCAAGGCGGGCACGGAGCGCCTGACCGCCCGGCGCCCCCGCGCCAACCGCGGCTGA
- a CDS encoding LCP family protein, translating into MNVPDDVDLPSDWEDDDQPDPRQRRGRRFALLGLGLVAVLVVAVGLVVANYLHGINSSYQKRTVVEITRGASDGDRPEAIEGSGRNYLLLGSDKRAPEDAASEDVSGQRSDAMMLVHVSDDNQSVYIMSFPRDLYIDVPGHGKDRINSALSYGGVGLAVTAVENYAGVPVDHVALIDFEGIEGLVDALGGIDVDVPQSFEAQGHQFTEGTQTLDGEEALAFARERKEFSEGDFQRNRNQQAVLEGIASKLISADTLSDPGKLASTVETISPYLTTDAGLSGGTMVELGLSMRAVSTSDLHFLAIPHGDPTTTSGGASVVATDEETMDVLREALRTDDMGTYYAQYAGTS; encoded by the coding sequence ATGAACGTCCCCGATGACGTGGACCTCCCCTCCGACTGGGAGGACGACGACCAGCCCGATCCGCGCCAGCGCCGCGGGCGTCGCTTCGCGCTGCTCGGTCTCGGCCTCGTCGCGGTGCTCGTGGTCGCGGTGGGGCTCGTGGTCGCCAACTATCTCCACGGCATCAACAGCTCCTATCAGAAGCGCACGGTCGTGGAGATCACCCGCGGCGCCTCCGACGGTGATCGACCCGAGGCCATCGAGGGCTCCGGGCGCAACTACCTGCTGCTGGGCTCGGACAAGCGCGCCCCCGAGGACGCCGCCTCGGAGGATGTCAGCGGCCAGCGCTCGGACGCGATGATGCTGGTGCACGTCTCCGACGACAACCAGAGCGTCTACATCATGTCGTTCCCGCGCGATCTCTACATCGACGTACCGGGCCACGGCAAGGATCGCATCAACTCCGCCCTCTCCTACGGCGGGGTGGGGCTCGCGGTGACCGCGGTCGAGAACTATGCAGGGGTCCCCGTCGACCATGTGGCGCTCATCGACTTCGAGGGCATCGAGGGCCTGGTGGACGCGCTCGGCGGCATCGACGTGGACGTCCCGCAGTCCTTCGAGGCGCAGGGCCACCAGTTCACCGAGGGCACCCAGACCCTCGACGGCGAAGAGGCCCTGGCCTTCGCCCGGGAGCGCAAGGAGTTCTCCGAGGGCGACTTCCAGCGCAACCGGAACCAGCAGGCGGTGCTCGAGGGCATCGCGAGCAAGCTGATCAGCGCCGACACGCTGAGCGACCCGGGCAAGCTGGCGAGCACCGTGGAGACGATCTCCCCGTACCTGACCACCGATGCGGGGCTGTCCGGCGGGACCATGGTGGAGCTCGGACTGTCGATGCGCGCGGTGAGCACCAGCGATCTCCACTTCCTCGCGATCCCCCACGGGGACCCCACGACCACCTCCGGCGGGGCGAGCGTCGTGGCCACCGACGAGGAGACGATGGACGTTCTGCGCGAGGCACTGCGCACGGACGACATGGGCACCTATTACGCTCAGTACGCGGGGACCTCCTGA
- the trmB gene encoding tRNA (guanosine(46)-N7)-methyltransferase TrmB: MPAEDRAPKPPREIVSFVRRGERLSPSRQNAWDRLSEEYVLDPPRGERDTVPAPGATLDLEEVFGRRAELVVEVGSGLGENIVAAAAENPQRDHLAVEVYRPGLAQTLSRIDRAGRPRNIRLLPLDAQRGLPVLLPEASIAQLWVYFSDPWPKSRHHKRRLINPPFLDAVLPLLADGARFRLATDWAQYAHHMRAHLDAREELELLHPEGPRPGDHSSDTLPEGMNATGWAPRFEGRVKTSFEAKGRRAGRLVWDLGYIRLPRHSGHSPA; the protein is encoded by the coding sequence GCGAGCGGCTCTCCCCGAGCCGGCAGAACGCCTGGGACCGGCTGTCCGAGGAGTACGTGCTCGATCCGCCGCGCGGCGAGCGCGACACAGTGCCGGCCCCCGGGGCGACCCTCGACCTCGAGGAGGTCTTCGGCCGTCGCGCGGAACTCGTCGTCGAGGTGGGCAGCGGCCTGGGTGAGAACATCGTCGCGGCCGCCGCCGAGAATCCCCAGCGCGATCACCTCGCCGTCGAGGTCTACCGGCCGGGGCTCGCCCAGACCCTCAGCCGGATCGACCGAGCGGGCCGCCCGCGAAACATCCGCCTGCTCCCGCTGGACGCCCAGCGGGGCCTGCCCGTGCTGCTGCCGGAGGCCTCGATCGCGCAGCTGTGGGTCTACTTCTCCGACCCCTGGCCCAAGTCCCGCCACCACAAGCGCCGCCTGATCAACCCGCCGTTCCTGGATGCGGTGCTCCCGCTGCTGGCCGACGGGGCGAGGTTCCGCCTGGCGACCGACTGGGCGCAGTACGCCCATCACATGCGGGCCCACCTCGATGCCCGTGAGGAGCTCGAGCTCCTGCACCCCGAGGGTCCACGACCCGGTGACCACAGCAGCGACACTCTCCCGGAGGGGATGAACGCCACCGGCTGGGCGCCGCGATTCGAGGGTCGTGTGAAGACCAGCTTCGAGGCCAAGGGACGGCGCGCCGGGCGCTTAGTATGGGACCTCGGGTATATCCGGCTGCCCCGGCATTCCGGACATTCCCCGGCCTAG